One Choloepus didactylus isolate mChoDid1 chromosome 8, mChoDid1.pri, whole genome shotgun sequence DNA window includes the following coding sequences:
- the LOC119543129 gene encoding olfactory receptor 8S1-like, protein MALGNHSTVTEFIFLRLSDNPHTEAVLFVLFLGIYLLTLMGNLMLLLVIRTDSHLHTPMYFFLSRLSFLDLCYSSVTEPKMLENLLSQGKSISVEGCLAQVFFVFATAGTEVCLLAVMAYDRYAAICHPLLYGQVMGEQLCEGLVWASWGLAFLDALINTLLAWNLDFCEAHIMSHFSCELPSLFPLSCSDVSTNFAVLIGSALLHASATLLLILFSYSRIVSTILNITSTTGRSKAFSTCSSHLTAVSLFYGSAFLRYYMPTSGSPFEFVFSLQYSVVTPLANPLVYSLKNNEVKSALNRILQKGLQHFR, encoded by the coding sequence ATGGCCTTAGGGAATCACAGCACCGTCACCGAGTTCATCTTCCTCCGGCTGTCTGACAACCCCCACACTGAGGCTGTGCTCTTTGTGCTCTTCCTGGGGATTTACCTCCTAACCCTGATGGGGAACCTGATGCTGCTGCTGGTGATCAGGACGgattcccacctccacacccccatgtacttcttcctgagTCGCCTCTCCTTCCTGGACCTCTGCTACTCCTCAGTCACTGAGCCCAAAATGCTGGAGAACCTTCTTTCTCAGGGGAAATCCATCTCAGTAGAGGGCTGCCTGGCTCAGGTCTTCTTTGTGTTCGCCACGGCTGGGACGGAAGTCTGCCTGCTCgcagtgatggcctatgaccgctatgccGCCATCTGCCACCCTCTGCTCTATGGCCAGGTGATGGGAGAGCAGCTGTGTGAGGGTCTGGTGTGGGCCTCGTGGGGACTGGCCTTTCTGGACGCTCTCATCAACACCCTCCTGGCTTGGAATCTGGACTTCTGTGAGGCTCATATTATGTCTCACTTCAGCTGTGAGCTGCCCTCTCTGTTCCCTCTGTCCTGCTCTGATGTCTCCACCAACTTTGCAGTTCTGATCGGCTCTGCCCTTCTGCATGCCTCTGCAACATTGCTCCTGATCTTATTCTCTTACTCCCGCATTGTCTCCACCATTCTGAACATCACCTCCACAACCGGCAGAAgcaaggccttctccacctgctcctcacACCTCACTGCAGTGAGCTTGTTCTATGGTTCTGCTTTCCTTCGCTATTACATGCCAACCTCAGGTTCTCCATTTGAATTTGTTTTCTCCCTGCAGTACAGTGTGGTCACTCCTCTAGCGAATCCCCTTGTCTACAGCTTGAAGAACAACGAGGTAAAATCAGCTCTGAATAGAATATTGCAAAAAGGTTTACAACATTTCAGATAG